The following are encoded together in the Populus trichocarpa isolate Nisqually-1 chromosome 5, P.trichocarpa_v4.1, whole genome shotgun sequence genome:
- the LOC18098698 gene encoding cysteine-tryptophan domain-containing zinc finger protein 3 isoform X3 has protein sequence MGETEIEEGEACDYMDNGDQNFDIDVALSYLDDRIQDILGQYQKEFEGGVSAETLGARFGGYGSFLPTYQRSPSIRSNPVTQRKVQSHGMLPPSHDDQLTEGASQNSTSSLHETVSARPAAALRISSPLPLARPLPEDRLVKIQSSREYVSGYEPLQRPVNQSDQKMLKLRIKVGSDNCLPEQKISAIYSNLGLDMSPSLSSEDTDSPSEWERDFPDSLEEQMDSPTCIVRIMTSSPIPSGAMLSPLHDCLLNLSEQKDSLDHERTVPVQEFSVLWADEKVPVKKQKKPSDRRVRLVELKNEHFYDPPNCFSAFLKNESSMETSNGNHMLSDARNHPPGSKTAKMGGVAAGTGTKFRINVSGAKEETFSQKACKMHEVSAKATLTRKVLKDKKLGCVPRDNGSEGDKSLDLSKEDYSMPEGMRKCRDGTLDLTKQKFEKKKTSHLHDDMKVSHGEKQLSAGKKKPKGSKYDRISTDKSNNSMRINLSAEPKEKIFQKSSLPCRSKGDKALHENLRKVKVKHPVLIGDRKAGRSESRNHLLGTSVGDETRDCKREVHEKKTLAFRNKSKLSSVDKKNSLVSTSKANLRGDINGGVPSAGPLPMEVAPYLIEENWVCCDKCHKWRLLPYGTNPDQLPQKWLCTMLDWLPGMNCCTVSEEETTDTQRARCRLSVAGNHDGRLSHSVSIESSITFINTRHDLDQNPQDLSFSGGKKKHEIKEVSNPAQYSLSKKLLISTRKNEHVSIERRLKNRSLPSWEKKLEKRLGDVQPQKSKTKREADQESCKLSKKARTDSMHFAEEDHNTGGFSKKEMGSNDKKNSSSREMRCLAKNSTNLYVEKHNQFQKTLVTEDQDTMGIERKKRKSKDWMDSQIYQGNHSGNRLNSCISMEETSWSECRKEKKPRKCKFEEKVSSASKGVCKLFEKDKMNYLSQSTDAGKNSERRDLRDFQDVKGSPVESVCSSPSRISNRGSPRRTSSGDHGNTDIGFYHFSGQTKSSEGERVGLSNWSGTSRKENAPVSAPINDDEVEKHYAGQKVSSIKILNNSNREDNQFRCEGYEASLEKMDAVFQKDCNSASHHNVLQNCSSSRSLDMLDKINQVEKAAGKWKSLDFLFCGDKMENQSWKNSENDALEVDGSSFEDLARAPRQLGKDDGRNGFQDVTRRFPLPDASNTIASNHIRNYFFSQVANDALEGAKDLKHSTDSLKVSESGLQSTELFFQAALKFLHGASLFNPHNNNSTNSGEMTSAEMYVRAAKLCEYCASEFERFNALAYAFLAYKCIEVAYMRVVHSNDLTASRDLNELRTALKRVSPATACIIAARNQPSFVRLLNFAEDVNLAMEASRKSQAAFAAAEIILAETGNTEGISSIKKVLDIGFHDVEGLLRLIRLAIESLHKTP, from the exons ATGGGAGAGACTGAGATTGAAGAGGGAGAGGCGTGTGATTACATGGACAATGGTGATCAGAACTTTGATATTGATGTGGCTCTCTCTTACCTT GATGATAGGATTCAGGACATCTTGGGGCAGTACCAAAAAGAATTTGAAGGTGGAGTTTCTGCAGAGACTTTGG GTGCAAGATTTGGTGGTTATGGTTCGTTTTTACCTACTTACCAGCGTTCTCCTTCTATACGGTCGAATCCAGTAACCCAGCGGAAAGTACAAAGCCATGGCATGCTACCACCTTCTCATGATGATCAGCTGACAGAG GGTGCCTCTCAGAACTCCACAAGCTCATTACATGAGACCGTTTCTGCAAGACCTGCAGCCGCTTTGAGAATTTCCTCTCCACTGCCTTTAGCAAGGCCTTTGCCTGAGGATAGGTTAGTTAAAATTCAAAGTTCGAGAGAATATGTTTCTGGTTATGAACCACTTCAACGTCCAGTTAACCAGTCGGACCAGAAAATGCTGAAGCTACGAATCAAAGTGGGGTCAGATAATTGTTTGCCAGAGCAGAAAATTTCAGCAATCTACAGTAATCTTGGCCTGGACATGTCTCCATCATTATCATCAGAGGACACTGACAGCCCCTCTGAATGGGAGAGGGATTTTCCAGATTCTCTAGAGGAACAAATGGATTCTCCAACTTGCATTGTCAGG ATTATGACCTCTTCTCCTATACCAAGTGGTGCAATGTTGTCACCTCTTCATGATTGTTTGCTTAATTTATCAGAACAGAAAGATTCTTTGGACCATGAAAGAACAGTACCTGTGCAAGAGTTCTCTGTCCTGTGGGCTGACGAGAAAGTGCCTGTCAAGAAGCAAAAGAAGCCAAGTGATAGACGTGTGAGGTTGGTGGAGCTGAAGAATGAACACTTTTATGATCCACCCAATTGTTTTAGTGCCTTTTTGAAGAATGAATCAAGCATGGAGACCTCAAATGGAAACCATATGTTATCTGATGCAAGAAATCACCCTCCTGGATCCAAAACTGCTAAAATGGGTGGAGTAGCTGCTGGAACAGGTACAAAATTCAGAATCAATGTGAGTGGGGCAAAAGAGGAAACATTTAGCCAAAAAGCTTGCAAGATGCATGAAGTAAGTGCGAAGGCTACTTTGACCAGAAAAGttcttaaagataaaaaattaggcTGTGTCCCAAGAGACAATGGGAGCGAAGGTGATAAAAGTCTTGATTTGTCTAAAGAAGATTACAGCATGCCTGAGGGAATGAGAAAATGTAGAGACGGAACCTTGGATCTTACAAAACAGAAgtttgaaaagaagaaaacatccCACTTGCATGATGATATGAAGGTATCTCACGGGGAAAAACAGCTATCTGCTGGCAAAAAGAAACCTAAGGGAAGCAAATATGATCGTATCTCTACTGACAAGTCAAATAATAGCATGAGGATCAATTTGTCTGCAGAGCCAAAAGAAAAGATCTTTCAAAAAAGCAGCCTTCCTTGTAGAAGTAAAGGGGATAAAGCATTGCACGAAAACTTGAGAAAGGTCAAAGTTAAACATCCTGTTTTGATTGGTGACAGAAAAGCAGGGAGAAGTGAATCTAGAAACCATCTGCTGGGAACTTCTGTTGGAGATGAGACAAGGGACTGTAAGCGTGAGGTACATGAGAAAAAAACCCTTGCTTTCAGAAACAAATCAAAGTTGAGTtcagttgataaaaaaaacagtttggTTTCAACTTCTAAAGCAAATTTAAGAGGAGACATCAATGGTGGTGTGCCATCTGCTGGCCCACTTCCTATGGAGGTGGCACCATATCTTATAGAGGAAAATTGGGTGTGTTGTGACAAGTGTCACAAGTGGCGGCTTCTACCATATGGTACAAACCCTGACCAGCTTCCACAGAAATGGCTGTGCACCATGCTTGACTGGCT GCCTGGAATGAACTGTTGTACTGTTAGTGAGGAGGAGACAACGGATACTCAGCGTGCACGGTGTCGACTCTCTGTTGCAGGGAACCATGATGGCCGGCTAAGCCATTCTGTCAGCATTGAATCTTCAATTACCTTCATTAATACCAGGCATGATCTTGATCAAAATCCACAAGATCTTAGCTTTAGTGGTGGAAAgaagaaacatgaaattaaagaaGTGTCTAATCCAGCTCAGTATAGTCTTTCTAAGAAGTTGCTGATCTCAACAAGGAAGAATGAACATGTCTCTATTGAAAGAAGGTTAAAAAACAGAAGCTTGCCTTCTTGGGAGAAAAAGTTGGAGAAAAGATTGG GTGATGTGCAGCCACAGAAATCAAAGACCAAGAGAGAAGCTGATCAAGAAAGTTGCAAGCTTTCCAAAAAAGCAAGGACAGACAGTATGCACTTTGCGGAAGAAGATCATAATACTGGTGGATtctcaaagaaagaaatgggAAGTAATGATAAAAAGAATTCATCTTCCAGAGAAATGAGGTGTCTCGCAAAGAATTCCACAAATCTTTATGTTGAAAAACATAACCAGTTTCAGAAGACACTGGTTACAGAGGATCAAGATACAATGGGTattgagaggaagaagagaaagtCTAAAGACTGGATGGACAGTCAGATCTATCAAGGTAACCATTCTGGTAATAGGCTAAATAGCTGTATTTCCATGGAGGAGACAAGTTGGAGCGAatgcagaaaagaaaagaagccaagaaaatgtaaatttgaagaaaaggtCTCTAGTGCAAGCAAGGGTGTTTGCAAACTGTTTGAAAAAGATAAGATGAATTATTTATCCCAATCAACTGATGCTGGTAAGAATTCAGAAAGAAGGGATTTGAGAGACTTCCAAGATGTTAAGGGCTCACCTGTGGAGTCAGTCTGTTCTTCACCTTCGAGGATTTCTAACCGAGGCAGCCCTAGAAGGACCTCTTCAGGTGATCATGGTAACACAGACATTGGTTTTTATCATTTCAGTGGCCAAACAAAATCCTCAGAAGGTGAACGTGTTGGTTTAAGTAACTGGTCTGGGACCTCAAGGAAGGAAAATGCTCCTGTTTCTGCACCTATCAATgatgatgaagttgagaaacattatgCTGGTCAGAAGGTTTCTTCCatcaaaattctaaataatagtaatagagAGGATAACCAATTTAGATGTGAGGGATATGAGGCCTCACTTGAGAAAATGGATGCTGTTTTTCAAAAGGATTGCAATTCAGCTTCACATCATAATGTTCTGCAGAACTGCAGCAGCAGTAGATCTTTGGACATGCTTGACAAAATTAATCAAGTGGAAAAGGCTGCAGGGAAATGGAAATCATTGGATTTCTTATTTTGTGGTGATAAAATGGAAAATCAGTCTTGGAAAAATAGTGAAAATGATGCATTGGAAGTTGATGGTTCTAGTTTTGAAGACTTGGCAAGGGCTCCAAGACAACTTGGAAAGGATGATGGTCGGAATGGGTTTCAAGATGTTACGCGAAGGTTTCCTTTGCCTGATGCCAGCAACACTATTGCATCAAATCATATCAGAAATTATTTCTTTAGTCAGGTAGCAAATGATGCTTTGGAAGGAGCCAAGGATCTTAAGCATTCAACAGATTCTCTTAAG GTTTCTGAATCAGGCCTTCAAAGTACTGAGTTATTCTTTCAGGCAGCTTTGAAATTTCTTCATGGGGCATCCCTTTTTAATCCTCATAACAACAATAGCACCAACAGTGGGGAGATGACATCAGCTGAAATGTATGTTCGTGCTGCAAAACTGTGCGA ATATTGTGCTTCTGAATTTGAGAGATTCAATGCCTTGGCATATGCTTTTTTGGCATACAAATGCATTGAAGTGGCATATATGCGGGTAGTCCATTCCAATGACCTCACTGCAAGCAGGGATCTGAATGAACTGCGAACAGCATTAAAAAGGGTTTCTCCag CTACAGCTTGTATCATTGCTGCTAGAAACCAGCCCAGCTTTGTTCGGTTGCTTAATTTT GCAGAAGATGTGAACCTTGCAATGGAAGCCTCAAGGAAATCCCAGGCTGCCTTTGCAGCTGCTGAAATAATTCTTGCAGAGACAGGCAATACTGAGGGTATTTCTTCCATTAAGAAAGTTCTTGATATAGGCTTCCATGATGTAGAGGGGCTATTGCGGTTGATACGCCTTGCAATAGAGAGCCTTCACAAAACTCCTTGA
- the LOC18098698 gene encoding cysteine-tryptophan domain-containing zinc finger protein 3 isoform X2, whose protein sequence is MGETEIEEGEACDYMDNGDQNFDIDVALSYLDDRIQDILGQYQKEFEGGVSAETLGARFGGYGSFLPTYQRSPSIRSNPVTQRKVQSHGMLPPSHDDQLTEGASQNSTSSLHETVSARPAAALRISSPLPLARPLPEDRLVKIQSSREYVSGYEPLQRPVNQSDQKMLKLRIKVGSDNCLPEQKISAIYSNLGLDMSPSLSSEDTDSPSEWERDFPDSLEEQMDSPTCIVRIMTSSPIPSGAMLSPLHDCLLNLSEQKDSLDHERTVPVQEFSVLWADEKVPVKKQKKPSDRRVRLVELKNEHFYDPPNCFSAFLKNESSMETSNGNHMLSDARNHPPGSKTAKMGGVAAGTGTKFRINVSGAKEETFSQKACKMHEVSAKATLTRKVLKDKKLGCVPRDNGSEGDKSLDLSKEDYSMPEGMRKCRDGTLDLTKQKFEKKKTSHLHDDMKVSHGEKQLSAGKKKPKGSKYDRISTDKSNNSMRINLSAEPKEKIFQKSSLPCRSKGDKALHENLRKVKVKHPVLIGDRKAGRSESRNHLLGTSVGDETRDCKREVHEKKTLAFRNKSKLSSVDKKNSLVSTSKANLRGDINGGVPSAGPLPMEVAPYLIEENWVCCDKCHKWRLLPYGTNPDQLPQKWLCTMLDWLPGMNCCTVSEEETTDTQRARCRLSVAGNHDGRLSHSVSIESSITFINTRHDLDQNPQDLSFSGGKKKHEIKEVSNPAQYSLSKKLLISTRKNEHVSIERRLKNRSLPSWEKKLEKRLGDVQPQKSKTKREADQESCKLSKKARTDSMHFAEEDHNTGGFSKKEMGSNDKKNSSSREMRCLAKNSTNLYVEKHNQFQKTLVTEDQDTMGIERKKRKSKDWMDSQIYQGNHSGNRLNSCISMEETSWSECRKEKKPRKCKFEEKVSSASKGVCKLFEKDKMNYLSQSTDAGKNSERRDLRDFQDVKGSPVESVCSSPSRISNRGSPRRTSSGDHGNTDIGFYHFSGQTKSSEGERVGLSNWSGTSRKENAPVSAPINDDEVEKHYAGQKVSSIKILNNSNREDNQFRCEGYEASLEKMDAVFQKDCNSASHHNVLQNCSSSRSLDMLDKINQVEKAAGKWKSLDFLFCGDKMENQSWKNSENDALEVDGSSFEDLARAPRQLGKDDGRNGFQDVTRRFPLPDASNTIASNHIRNYFFSQVANDALEGAKDLKHSTDSLKVSESGLQSTELFFQAALKFLHGASLFNPHNNNSTNSGEMTSAEMYVRAAKLCEYCASEFERFNALAYAFLAYKCIEVAYMRVVHSNDLTASRDLNELRTALKRVSPAATACIIAARNQPSFVRLLNFAEDVNLAMEASRKSQAAFAAAEIILAETGNTEGISSIKKVLDIGFHDVEGLLRLIRLAIESLHKTP, encoded by the exons ATGGGAGAGACTGAGATTGAAGAGGGAGAGGCGTGTGATTACATGGACAATGGTGATCAGAACTTTGATATTGATGTGGCTCTCTCTTACCTT GATGATAGGATTCAGGACATCTTGGGGCAGTACCAAAAAGAATTTGAAGGTGGAGTTTCTGCAGAGACTTTGG GTGCAAGATTTGGTGGTTATGGTTCGTTTTTACCTACTTACCAGCGTTCTCCTTCTATACGGTCGAATCCAGTAACCCAGCGGAAAGTACAAAGCCATGGCATGCTACCACCTTCTCATGATGATCAGCTGACAGAG GGTGCCTCTCAGAACTCCACAAGCTCATTACATGAGACCGTTTCTGCAAGACCTGCAGCCGCTTTGAGAATTTCCTCTCCACTGCCTTTAGCAAGGCCTTTGCCTGAGGATAGGTTAGTTAAAATTCAAAGTTCGAGAGAATATGTTTCTGGTTATGAACCACTTCAACGTCCAGTTAACCAGTCGGACCAGAAAATGCTGAAGCTACGAATCAAAGTGGGGTCAGATAATTGTTTGCCAGAGCAGAAAATTTCAGCAATCTACAGTAATCTTGGCCTGGACATGTCTCCATCATTATCATCAGAGGACACTGACAGCCCCTCTGAATGGGAGAGGGATTTTCCAGATTCTCTAGAGGAACAAATGGATTCTCCAACTTGCATTGTCAGG ATTATGACCTCTTCTCCTATACCAAGTGGTGCAATGTTGTCACCTCTTCATGATTGTTTGCTTAATTTATCAGAACAGAAAGATTCTTTGGACCATGAAAGAACAGTACCTGTGCAAGAGTTCTCTGTCCTGTGGGCTGACGAGAAAGTGCCTGTCAAGAAGCAAAAGAAGCCAAGTGATAGACGTGTGAGGTTGGTGGAGCTGAAGAATGAACACTTTTATGATCCACCCAATTGTTTTAGTGCCTTTTTGAAGAATGAATCAAGCATGGAGACCTCAAATGGAAACCATATGTTATCTGATGCAAGAAATCACCCTCCTGGATCCAAAACTGCTAAAATGGGTGGAGTAGCTGCTGGAACAGGTACAAAATTCAGAATCAATGTGAGTGGGGCAAAAGAGGAAACATTTAGCCAAAAAGCTTGCAAGATGCATGAAGTAAGTGCGAAGGCTACTTTGACCAGAAAAGttcttaaagataaaaaattaggcTGTGTCCCAAGAGACAATGGGAGCGAAGGTGATAAAAGTCTTGATTTGTCTAAAGAAGATTACAGCATGCCTGAGGGAATGAGAAAATGTAGAGACGGAACCTTGGATCTTACAAAACAGAAgtttgaaaagaagaaaacatccCACTTGCATGATGATATGAAGGTATCTCACGGGGAAAAACAGCTATCTGCTGGCAAAAAGAAACCTAAGGGAAGCAAATATGATCGTATCTCTACTGACAAGTCAAATAATAGCATGAGGATCAATTTGTCTGCAGAGCCAAAAGAAAAGATCTTTCAAAAAAGCAGCCTTCCTTGTAGAAGTAAAGGGGATAAAGCATTGCACGAAAACTTGAGAAAGGTCAAAGTTAAACATCCTGTTTTGATTGGTGACAGAAAAGCAGGGAGAAGTGAATCTAGAAACCATCTGCTGGGAACTTCTGTTGGAGATGAGACAAGGGACTGTAAGCGTGAGGTACATGAGAAAAAAACCCTTGCTTTCAGAAACAAATCAAAGTTGAGTtcagttgataaaaaaaacagtttggTTTCAACTTCTAAAGCAAATTTAAGAGGAGACATCAATGGTGGTGTGCCATCTGCTGGCCCACTTCCTATGGAGGTGGCACCATATCTTATAGAGGAAAATTGGGTGTGTTGTGACAAGTGTCACAAGTGGCGGCTTCTACCATATGGTACAAACCCTGACCAGCTTCCACAGAAATGGCTGTGCACCATGCTTGACTGGCT GCCTGGAATGAACTGTTGTACTGTTAGTGAGGAGGAGACAACGGATACTCAGCGTGCACGGTGTCGACTCTCTGTTGCAGGGAACCATGATGGCCGGCTAAGCCATTCTGTCAGCATTGAATCTTCAATTACCTTCATTAATACCAGGCATGATCTTGATCAAAATCCACAAGATCTTAGCTTTAGTGGTGGAAAgaagaaacatgaaattaaagaaGTGTCTAATCCAGCTCAGTATAGTCTTTCTAAGAAGTTGCTGATCTCAACAAGGAAGAATGAACATGTCTCTATTGAAAGAAGGTTAAAAAACAGAAGCTTGCCTTCTTGGGAGAAAAAGTTGGAGAAAAGATTGG GTGATGTGCAGCCACAGAAATCAAAGACCAAGAGAGAAGCTGATCAAGAAAGTTGCAAGCTTTCCAAAAAAGCAAGGACAGACAGTATGCACTTTGCGGAAGAAGATCATAATACTGGTGGATtctcaaagaaagaaatgggAAGTAATGATAAAAAGAATTCATCTTCCAGAGAAATGAGGTGTCTCGCAAAGAATTCCACAAATCTTTATGTTGAAAAACATAACCAGTTTCAGAAGACACTGGTTACAGAGGATCAAGATACAATGGGTattgagaggaagaagagaaagtCTAAAGACTGGATGGACAGTCAGATCTATCAAGGTAACCATTCTGGTAATAGGCTAAATAGCTGTATTTCCATGGAGGAGACAAGTTGGAGCGAatgcagaaaagaaaagaagccaagaaaatgtaaatttgaagaaaaggtCTCTAGTGCAAGCAAGGGTGTTTGCAAACTGTTTGAAAAAGATAAGATGAATTATTTATCCCAATCAACTGATGCTGGTAAGAATTCAGAAAGAAGGGATTTGAGAGACTTCCAAGATGTTAAGGGCTCACCTGTGGAGTCAGTCTGTTCTTCACCTTCGAGGATTTCTAACCGAGGCAGCCCTAGAAGGACCTCTTCAGGTGATCATGGTAACACAGACATTGGTTTTTATCATTTCAGTGGCCAAACAAAATCCTCAGAAGGTGAACGTGTTGGTTTAAGTAACTGGTCTGGGACCTCAAGGAAGGAAAATGCTCCTGTTTCTGCACCTATCAATgatgatgaagttgagaaacattatgCTGGTCAGAAGGTTTCTTCCatcaaaattctaaataatagtaatagagAGGATAACCAATTTAGATGTGAGGGATATGAGGCCTCACTTGAGAAAATGGATGCTGTTTTTCAAAAGGATTGCAATTCAGCTTCACATCATAATGTTCTGCAGAACTGCAGCAGCAGTAGATCTTTGGACATGCTTGACAAAATTAATCAAGTGGAAAAGGCTGCAGGGAAATGGAAATCATTGGATTTCTTATTTTGTGGTGATAAAATGGAAAATCAGTCTTGGAAAAATAGTGAAAATGATGCATTGGAAGTTGATGGTTCTAGTTTTGAAGACTTGGCAAGGGCTCCAAGACAACTTGGAAAGGATGATGGTCGGAATGGGTTTCAAGATGTTACGCGAAGGTTTCCTTTGCCTGATGCCAGCAACACTATTGCATCAAATCATATCAGAAATTATTTCTTTAGTCAGGTAGCAAATGATGCTTTGGAAGGAGCCAAGGATCTTAAGCATTCAACAGATTCTCTTAAG GTTTCTGAATCAGGCCTTCAAAGTACTGAGTTATTCTTTCAGGCAGCTTTGAAATTTCTTCATGGGGCATCCCTTTTTAATCCTCATAACAACAATAGCACCAACAGTGGGGAGATGACATCAGCTGAAATGTATGTTCGTGCTGCAAAACTGTGCGA ATATTGTGCTTCTGAATTTGAGAGATTCAATGCCTTGGCATATGCTTTTTTGGCATACAAATGCATTGAAGTGGCATATATGCGGGTAGTCCATTCCAATGACCTCACTGCAAGCAGGGATCTGAATGAACTGCGAACAGCATTAAAAAGGGTTTCTCCag CAGCTACAGCTTGTATCATTGCTGCTAGAAACCAGCCCAGCTTTGTTCGGTTGCTTAATTTT GCAGAAGATGTGAACCTTGCAATGGAAGCCTCAAGGAAATCCCAGGCTGCCTTTGCAGCTGCTGAAATAATTCTTGCAGAGACAGGCAATACTGAGGGTATTTCTTCCATTAAGAAAGTTCTTGATATAGGCTTCCATGATGTAGAGGGGCTATTGCGGTTGATACGCCTTGCAATAGAGAGCCTTCACAAAACTCCTTGA